The following nucleotide sequence is from Scleropages formosus chromosome 4, fSclFor1.1, whole genome shotgun sequence.
TTGTGAACATGTGTTCGTCTGCTTAGCCTCTGAGCTCATCACAGCCTCAAGTTTTCACAAGGACAAAAATAATGTCCTTAAATACAGCAtcagtcaaaagtgtgagtaGCTTCAGTACATTTTTTGCAAACTTTCTTTCTTCACCCTCATTACTGAGGTCCAGGTCATTgctttcagctgtgttttcctTCCTATGATAGCCATGATGGCTGAGATTGCCCAGGACTTGGTGAAGATGTGAGGCACTGTAACCAGCAAAGCAAACCCAGAGCATGACACTGCCTCCTCTGTGCTGGACAGTTGGAGCCCCACAAACATACCTCATGCACTCACTCTCCCTCCGTCTTATTCAGCAGTACTTAACATTTGACtcgaaacatttaaaattttatctcAACTAGCCTTAAAACCAACTTGCACTTCTTGAAAatagtttttgtattttttggctCAGTCAAATCTGGTTTTAAGTGGGTGCAGTAAAACTTTAGAGCAGATGATTACATTTGTTAAGAAAACTGctattatatttaatgtaatgaaattttagcatttaaatgTCCATATTTGGTAGTGTTttgttgattattattattattattattattattattattcttattattattaatcattctATTTGCCACATGTTTAACATTGTCTTAATTTTGGACACCAGTGATGGATGTCATTGTGTTGTTTGTTATGTTCTTTCCTTGTCATCTAtggatttaaaataatttcttcaggTATGggacaaaaatgacaataattttTCTGTAGTCTCTGGTTTGAGAAACCATACAAAATTGATTATTGACAAATAATATGTCACTAACACATAATTTGCTGACAGAAATGGAAAGGTTAAAAAAGAGGTTTATCTGCTGTGGCACATGAGGAGTTAAGTAAAAGATTCACCTCTCCGCAACCCATCCCCTAAGGCTGCTTCATACACCGAGTTATTCATTTGtggatgaaaagaaaaagtgttagataaaGAGACTCTCTTCGGCATGCAGCCAGAACACTTTGGATCACATCCCCACCTCTTGGTGAGACCCCAAAGTTGGAAGAGATTCATCAAATGCAACAACAAATGGTTGGGAATGCGGGCAAAGGTAACCTTGATGTAAAAGATAAGCTATCACATTCCATAATATAATCAGTGTGTGCGTTCAGCAACAGTTCACAATTAGCGGAAGAATGAAATATCTCACGAATCAGCGAAGGAATCAAGTTGAAAAGATGTGAGCTCACTGTTCTCCAGCGCTGCATGCCACCATTGTCTCTCTCCCTGTGCCTCCTGCTGGAGTCAAGGACAATGATAATCACATCACATGCTATGTTGTCAGGTGATTCAACCCTCGTGTAGCCTTATGGGGACTGGCattctcaatttttttcttctttttaatagtTAACCCCATTTTCATGTAAGACACAAGATAATGACCTTGTTATGGGATTAACCACACTTTTTTTAAGAGATAAAACCACCATTCACTGAGAAATAGTAACATTTTAGTGCGGGAACTATTTTGACATATAAAAagtgaaggttttttttctattttagaAAACCATGTGCAGGGAATATTTGTTTTCGGCGCATGATAACCGGGATGCATTACGTGACAGCATTGAAACGTATGATAATGTAAGTATTTGCTGGCAAAAATGCAATTCTTGcttttttattgcagtttaCCGTGTTCGGTGCATTTTCAATTGGTGATCAACGAACTGTATAAAATGTGAAGGCACAATGTTGAGCATAAAACACGTCGCTcttttgtatattatattataatatattctgACGTGCGTctgcactttcattttcatcaacccTGGTTTCCACCTGTCGATAGGGATTAGGTCGCAAGAAGTTTCTGGACGACAGGAGACAGCACAACTCCGATGTCAGCTTTTTGGCACAGGGAGATTCGAGTAGCCTTAAGGATTGGAGACAAAGCTTTCCCACCTATCTGTCTGACTATCGGGGTCATGGGAAAACAGAGAGTCCCGGCAGAAGACGCTTTCCCAGGAACCACTTGGAGAGGTCGAAAGATGCCGCCGTCCAGGCCATCGAAGACTTCATGTGGTTTGGAAGGAATGACTCGATACACCTGATTCCCCTTAGTGTCTTGAGTGCCACTCACTGGCACGTGGGTAAAAACCCCTGGAGGTACTCATACCACAGCAAGCACTGAGTTTTCCACAAATGAATGGCAGAATGTTTTATTGTGTTCCTTATAAGAGAGTGATTAAAACTGTCTCTGACAATAGTGTTGTACAGGGGCAGCAAACATTTTAGCTTCATTAAAACACAATCAGTCATATTAGAATGAGTACACtattctccctgtctctgtagAATACGCACACTGGCAAAGTAATGTTTGGAAAGGTCTATGCTCAGTAACAGAGAACCAAACTAATAAATCA
It contains:
- the tex36 gene encoding testis-expressed protein 36, which codes for MKGRNRYAWMENEGKWFAHAGLRVSKEQDISPPGDAGPMMLQVKRYPRVFRSTEQKTMCREYLFSAHDNRDALRDSIETYDNGLGRKKFLDDRRQHNSDVSFLAQGDSSSLKDWRQSFPTYLSDYRGHGKTESPGRRRFPRNHLERSKDAAVQAIEDFMWFGRNDSIHLIPLSVLSATHWHVGKNPWRYSYHSKH